The genome window CCACTGTAACCAGCTGGCGGAGCCGCCAGAGGTGATCGTGCTGATTCGCGGCGGCGGTAGCGCGGAGGATCTCGCGAGCTTTAATGACGAATGCTTAGTGCGGGCGGTGGCGGGCAGCCGCGTGCCAGTGCTGACTGGTATCGGACACGAGGTTGACGAGAGTTTGTGCGATCTGGCGGCTGATGTGCGGGCGGCCACGCCGAGTAATGCGGCGCAGCTATTATTTCCGGATAAACACGAGGTAAGGCGGCAGTTAGCGCTGCGGCTGGGCAACGTATCAGAGGTGATTCAGCGGCAGATTAAGGAGCGGCGTCTATGTGCAACAACGTTGCAACAAGCGGCGCTCGAACAGTGGTCGCACCGCGTTGATATTGCTAAAAATATGGTATTGTCGCAACAACGAATGATTACTGAATACGACCCAGAGATGGCGCTGCGGCGCGGTTACGCGATGATCAGCGGCGACTGTCAGATTGGTAGTATTGTAAAGATTACAACAAAAGATAAGATTATGAAAGCGAGGATTGAGAGTAGTGAAAAACGATAAGACAAACGAAAAAACGATTGAGCAGATGATGGCGGAGCTGAACGAGCGCATCGCATGGTTTCAGGGCGAGGAGTTTAATCTGGACGAGGCCAAGCAGCGGTTCATTGAGGCGCGGCAGCTGGCGAAGAAGATTACGGCGGCGCTGGACGATATGCAGCACGATATTACGGTGCTTAGCGAGGATTTTAGCGCGTGACATGGACGCTGTGGCTTGGTGGCGCGATTCTGATGATCTTTGCGCTGCCAGTATTGATCGGTGCGCCGTATGTGCCGTCACGGTCGCGCGAAGTGCAGCGGTTATTTGCCGAGGCGTTGCCACTCGGTAAGGGCGACATCGTGCTTGATATCGGGTCGGGCGATGGCGTGGTGCTCATGATAGCAGCCCAGCAGGGCGCGCGGGCGATTGGCTATGAGATTAATCCGTTCCTGGTGCTAATATCGCGCTGGCGGCTGCGAAAATTACCGGGCGCCCGAGTGCACTGGGCGAATATCTGGCGGCAGCCGGTGCTTGACAAGGTGACGGTGATGTATGCCTTTGGTGATGGTCGCGATATCGCAAAGATGTTTCAGCTGGCCAGGCGCCAAGCAGCCGCCCAGACCGAGCCGCTGACTTTCGTGAGCTACGGATTTTCTATCCCTGGCACGCGACCGACAAAAGAATACCACGGCTATTTTCTCTATCGGCTGCCGGGAGGCTTTACATCGCCCGAAGCATAAGCTATACTGATGCATATGAGTAGAAAAACAGAGATGGAACAGGGATATGTTAATAGCTGGATGATTGTGGCGATTAGTGCGATTGTGCTGTTCGTGGCGGCTGGTAGCGCGGCAATTTGGGCGTACCTGGCATATTCACAGGAAAAAACTGCGGTCGAGAGTCGGATGGCGGTAGCTTCGGCCAAGGCGCGCGAAGAGCAATCAAAGGCTGACCGCGAGAAATTTAATGAAGAAGCCAAAAACCCGCGTATTGAATTCGTCGGCCCCGAGCAGTACGGCCGCGTGTCGTTTATGTACCCAAAGACCTGGAGTGTTTACGTAGCGGCTGACGGCGGTGATCGCGGCGACTATAAAGCGTATCTCCATCCGGTTATCGTACCGCCGACAAATACACATAGTAGCAATCAAAACAAGTTTGCGCTACGCCTCGAGATCCTCAATAGTGACTTCAATAAGACACTGAATCAATATGCCAGCCTGCTGAAAAAGGGTGATTTGACCTCGAGTAGCGTCGAATACAACGGTAACACCGCCACGCGCATTGACGGTGCATTTAGTAAGGATCTGCGCGGCTCGGTGGTGCTGATGAAGGTGCGCGACAAGACGCTGCGTTTTTCAACCGATGCTGATACGTTCAAGCCAGATTTTGAAGCTATTCTCAAGACAGTGAAATTTGTACAATAGTTTTCTTGGTCGCGGCTGGTGCATGAAATGATACAGAGCGGCAGCGGTTCTTTTTGGCGCCTCGGTTTGCTATACTAGAGGTATATGGCGCAGCCACAGTGGAGTGATAAGGAGTTTGCCGCGATGCCGAGCATAGCGGTGGCGGCGCATGAGTTGAAGGCGCCACTGGCGTTGATTCGGCAGATGAGTTTATTGATTGAGGACGGTGGGCTTAGTCCAGTCGAGGTGCAGCAGATGCAGCGACGGTTGACGCTGACGGCGGAGCGCTCGCTGGCCTTGGTGCAGGACTTGGCGCGTACTGTGAATGTACAGCCGACGCTGTTTCCACTGGAGCCGGTTAATCCGCTGGCGCTGCTAACGCAACTAGCATACGAGTCACGCGACATGCTGCGGCTGTATGACCGGCGGGTGACGTGGCCGCGTACGGGCAAGAAGCGGCTGGTGGTGACTAATCCGCTGCTGCTTGGGCGGATTATGATGAATTTTCTCGATAATGCGATGCGCTACAGCGAGGCTGGGGCGGCAATTCGCGTGACCATGCGCCAGGCGGGGACGATGGTGCGGCTGGGTGTGCGGGATTTTGGGCCGATGATGAGCCTGGCGGAGTATCGGCGATTGGTGGATGAAATGACCGTGCGTAAATCAGTCAGAACCCGGCCGGACAGCAGCGGCCTCGGCGTGTATATCGCTGCGACGTTTGCGCGGGCGATGGGCGGGCAGATCGGGCTGATACGCCACCGAGACGGACTGACGTTTTATGTTGATGTGCCGCTCAGCGAGCAGATGAGCTTGCTGTGAAAAAGCTACTGATCATCGAGGATGACCCGCAGTGGGCGGCAGTGCTGGAGCGGTATGCGCTGGAGGCGGGCTGTACGGCCCGAACAGTGGTGGCGGCTGGACAGGCGATGGCGATGATTGATGAGTGGCGGCCGGATGGCTTGATTCTCGATATGCTGCTGGCGGGTGAGACGGGAATGGCACTACTGAATGAGCTGCAAAGCCATGAGGATCTGGCGCGGCTGCCAGTGGTGGTGTGCAGTAATGTAGCGCTTGATCTGGATCAGCTGCGGCCGTTTGGCGTGCGGGCGGTGCTTGATAAGGCGCGAATGACGCCCGATGACGTGCGAGCGGCGCTCAGCGTGCTAGGTGAGGAGGCTGAATGAAAGACGGTGAGCGACTCAAGGCGATTGTGCTACGGCGGACGGATTATGCGGAAGCTGATCGGGTATTGCAGTTACTAACGCCCCAGGGGCGGCGGGCGGTGATCGCCAAGGAGGTGCGCCGCGAGCGGAGCAAGCTGGCTGGCGGCATTGAGCTCCTGGCGCTGTGCGACGTGGTGATTCGTTCGGGCCGTGGTGAGCTGGGGCTGCTGACCAGTGCCAGGCTCAGCGCGTTTTATCGGCATATCCTCGAGGATTATGAGCGGATGCGGTTTGCCTACCAGGCGCTCAAGCTGGTGGCGCAGGCGACCGAGACCGTTGACGGGCCGGAGTGGTTCGCGGTACTCAGTCAGGTGTTGGCGTGGCTTGATCGGCCGGCGGTTGATCGGCTGCTGGTCGAGACGTGGTTTTATATGCAGTACGCCGGGCTGTTGGGTGACGAGCTTAATCTACGCACCGACGTGGCCGGGCGGACGCTCACGAGCGATAAATCATACATGTACGATCCAAGCGAAAAAGCCCTAAGGCCAAGCGAGCAGGGCGATTTAACGGCCGATCACATCAAGCTGCTGCGCCTCATCCAAGCCAAGCCGCTAGAAAATCTCACCCACATCGGCGGCCTCGGCCCGGTCATCGCTAGTTGCTGGCTGGTGACTAGGCAGCATGCGGCGGTGTAACTGTGTCTTGTAGAGCATGCTTCACAATTGCTTTCCGTAGGGGGGAGAAGGCAGATTCCATGAAAGTATTAGGGTTTTGCCCGGACTCAATATCCGACTGATTAAGCTTGGTGAGTATGTTATGTGTTGAAATATCGGGGTTCTCTTCGGGGTTAATCTCTATCTCTTCCGAGTATTGGCCACGGAAATATTCAATCTCACGTAAATAGGACTCCTTGCAATATTCCACCTCGAGATCTGGCTTACTTATTTTGATAATCTCATCGGCACATTCCCAGAGCAGGGCAACTGCGCTTCTTTTAGCGTCGTCATCAAATCGACCCATCGCGGCGAGATCGCGTAACGTGCGCGCTAGGAATATTTTATTGAGGACGGAACTAAAAGAAATATCTATTCTTTTGGTCTGACTGGCGTAAACACTGTGAGCATCTTCTAGTGCTTGATCTAGGAAGGCCACCCTTACTTGGTCGGACACTTTACTGGTGCAGGCAGAGTCAAAATTACGCTTTGCCGAGAGAAAAGTATTGTGTTCATAGGGGGTGATGAGTCCTGAGAGTTGATCTCTGAGTAGCATCCATTGCCCAAAGTATTCTCTAATTTTGCCTTGCTCCTGAGCTGTTAGCGGGCTTGTGGAGCTAAAAGCAGCGAAACCAGTGACGCGGATCCCTTCGGCGACTATGCTTCTAGCTCTATCATCCGCTCCTTCGTATTTATCAGAAATCTCTAGTAATCTACGGACCTCCTCCAATGAGTATTCCTGGGGGTGACGTATTACAGGGGAATCTGGAAAAATTTTATCTGTAGACGATGTGTTGTACTGTTCCTGATTCATAACACCATTGATACTCCCTATGTGCGATTGTTGCACAATAAATAGCGACCGTCAAGCATGCTATAATAAACCTTAGTTAATGAATCGCCATGTTGCCAACATGGGGAAAGGTTGTGTGATGAGTCAAGCAAAAATGGAAGATATTATCAGCCTGTGTAAGCGCCGCGGCTTTATTTATCAGGGGTCGGATGTGTATGGCGGTCTTTCTGGCACCTGGGATTATGGTCCGCTGGGCGTGCAGCTGAAGCGTAATATCATGAATTTGTGGTGGCGCAGGTTTGTTGACGAGCGTGACAACATGTACGGCGTCGATGCAGCGATTTTGATGAATCAGAAGGTCTGGCAGGCCAGTGGGCATGTCGATACGTTCGTCGATCCGCTGTGTGAAGATACGGTCAATCACCGTCGCTACCGCACCGATCATATTCTCAAGGATAATGGTGTTGATGTAGATGGCATGACCATGGAACAGATGGATGTGGTAATTGCTGAGAAAGGCATCAAAAGCCCCGATGGCAATCCGCTGAGTAAATCGCGAACGTTTAATATGATGTTCAAGACACGCGTCGGTGCAACTGAAAGTGAGGACAGTATTTCGTACCTCCGCCCAGAAACCGCCCAGGGTATCTTCACCAATTTCAAAAACGTCGTCGATAGTTTCTACCCGAACTTACCGTTTGGCATCGCTCAGCAGGGCAAGGCGTTTCGTAATGAGATTGCGCCGCGCGACTTCGTCTTCCGCTCTCGCGAGTTTGAGCAGATGGAGATTGAATATTTCGTCGACCCTGAGCATTGGCAGGAGGCGTTTGACGAGCTGCTGGCGGCGACACATGCCTTTTTGGCAGAGCTAGGTCTAAAACCAGAGCACATTCACGAGCTGGACGTGCCGGCGGAAGATCGGGCGCACTACAGTAAAAAGACGATCGACATCGAATACGATTATCCAATTGGCCGCGAGGAGCTGATGGGCATCGCGTATCGGACTGATTTTGACTTGATGAACATCCAACGCGCTAGTGGCAAGAGCATGGAATACACCGTCAAGGGAACGAACACAAAATTTGTTCCGCACGTCATCGAGCCGTCGTTTGGTGTGGAGCGGGCACTAATGGCGGTGCTGGCCAGTAGCTATCACGAGGATGAACAAAATGGCGAAAAGCGGGTGTATTTGGCGTTGCCAGAGCATTTGGCGCCGGTCAAATTTGCCGTTTCGCCACTGCTCAAGAACAAGCCAGAATTGGTAGAAAAAGCCCGCGAAGTCTACGCCCAGCTCGCCAAAGCCAACCCCGGCCGAGTGATGTGGGACGACAACGGCAACATCGGCAAACGCTACCGCCGCCAAGACGAAATCGGCACGCCATACTGCGTGGTTATTGACTTCCAGACGCTGGAGGACGGCACTGTCACCGTGCGCGAGCGGGATACGACGGAGCAGCGGCGGGTGAAGATTGAGGAGCTGTAGATACTAGATATGAAAAAATAAATTAGTTTTGAGGAGCTAAAATATTGATAGAAAGTAGGCCTGAGTTTGATAAAATTACATCGTTTGCTGAGTTTAATAAATACTATTGGTATCGTGAGGAAATTTCACAGATTTGCAAGTCATTAGGATTAGAATATAAAGGTACAAAACAGGAACTCAATTATATTATTGAGCAATACTTTAAGGGTAATTTGATTAAAAAATCATCAATAAAAAATGAGAAGAAGCAAGTTGAAAATATTACATTAGATATGCCATTACTTGAATGTGGTTTTTCCTTCAATGCAAAGTTTAGGGAATATTTCTCTGTTTTAACAGGTATCTCACCATTTAAATTTACTGCTGATATGGCGACTGCTTGGCGGAAAGTAAAAAGAGAAAAGGATAGCAAATTTACAATCAAAGATTTACTGAAGGTGTATTATGGCGAATCAGATTATGCCAAGTATGATAATTCGGTTTGTCAATGGAATCAATTTTTAAAGGATTTCTGTGCAGATGAAAATAGCCGCAACTATTCGAACAAATTAAAAGTAGCTGCTATTCTTTGGAAAGAAGTCAGAAATTCAAAAAAGGAAAAAATCTATTCAAAGAATCTTTTGACTGAACATGAACATACAATAAAAGAGTATCACGAGTAGGTAATTTCCAACTTGTTAGCACCTAATGAGTAGTTAGTAATGGATATTGGAAAGACAGAATATACTGTAGACGAAATGGTATCAGCCATCTGGCGTTCAGGTGTAGTATAATGACTCTCATGACAAAAACCACCAAAGGACATATCATCACGCAGAATTTAGATGGCACCGATCATCTGGATTGTCTGTATCGCATCTCTCTCAAAGCGCTAATTTACAACGACGTTGGGCAAATTTTGGTCGTCAAAGAAATTGATCGGACGTATTGGGATTTGCCGGGTGGTGGCATGGACTTCGGTGAGACGATTGAGTCGTCGCTGAAACGCGAACTGTACGAAGAAGTCGGCTATAAAGGTGATTTGCGCTATCAACTGTTTGACGCATCAGAACAGATGTATATCGAGCGGCTTGATGCAAATCAAATCTGTTTTTATTGTCGCGTCTGGCCGGAGAACTTTGATTTTATACCAGGTGAAGAGGGCGATGAAGTGATGTTCGTTGACCCTGAGGAATTATTGCTTCAGAAGAGCGAGGTTGACGCGCCAGAACGGGCATATAGAGCGCATGAGAAATGGCAGGAGCTGCATAGCGAAATCGTGCGGTAGGTAAATATTGATTTGGTTTCGCTAACATTGCAATAAAATTATAATTTTGTTATAATGTTTGTATGGTAATCACTACGATTCAAAAAGTTATCAAGATTGGTTCCAGCCGCGGCGTGACGCTGCCAGCGCGGGATTTGCGGGCGCTGGGGATTCGCGATGGCGACGAGGTGCGATTAACGGTTGAGCAGATAAGGCCAATTAAACAGGCAAATAAGCCGTTGCTTCGCCAGGAATACGATGATTTTAAAAAACAATACGGCGAAACGCTGAAAAACTTGGCAGACCGATGATTCGCTATCTGGAGATTGACGAAATTCTAAAGCTGCACTTTTGGATAATTGAGGATTTTGGCGGCTCGCATGGCGTACGCGATGAACTGGGGCTAAAGTCGCTAGTGGCCGCGCCGCAAACAATTGTTTTTGGCGAGGAGCAATATGTGTCAGTTCACGAAAAGGCGGCGGTTTATTTGCGTAATTGTATAGCAGACCATGTCTTTACCGATGGCAATAAGCGCACAGCGGTGACGATTACTGGTATCTTTTTGGCGAGAAATGGCTGGAGAATGACTGCGGCGGCTGCTGAACTAGAAAATTTCGCCGTCCGCGTCGCGACCGATCATCTCGATATTGATGCGATTGTTGATTGGCTGGAGCGTCATTCGCGGGGACGTATCGATGATTTGATAATTAAGGAATTTTAGTGGCAAATAGGGTTCCTGAGAGATTTCTCGCTGCCTGATAGGGGTGATATACTAGAGTTTATGACCGTTATTTATATTGCTCGCCACGGCCAAGATGAAGACAATGTGCGTGGGATTTTGAATGGTCATCGCAACCTGCCGCTGACTGATTTGGGGCGTCAGCAGGCGCAGCAATTGGCGCGGCGCATCAGGGATAGGGAGCTGGTTTTTGACGTGGTGTACGCGTCGCCACTTGATCGGGCCCTTGAGACGGCAGCAATTGTGGCGACGGAGCTGGGTCTTGCCGAGCCGATAGTTCACGATGATTTAATCGAGCGTAATTTTGGCATTATGACCGGTAGGCCGGCCGCTGATGTTGAGGAAATGTGTGCGCCGGACATCATCAAAACAGAAAACGTGACCTATTTTTTGAATCCTGACGGCGCTGAGACTTTTCCTGAGTTATTGGCTCGCGGCCAGTGGGTGCTTGATTCTATGGCGTGTCGACACCCTGATCAAACGGTACTACTGGTATGCCATGGCGATATCGGCAAAATGATATATGCTGCGGCAACTAATATGCCATGGCGTCGGGTGTTGACTGATTTTTACTTTGGTAATACGGATATTGTCGGGCCGGTGCGTGATTAATGGCCTCGGGTATGGTATTATGTGTATACAATTGGTTGTTAATTTCAAAAGGGAGAGGCAAAATGACAAAGCATAGAACAACCCTCGTCGCCGGAGCCACAGGTTATCTCGGACGTTTCGTCGTCGCCGAGCTGCACCGCCGTGGCCACAAGGTGCGCGCGATCACCCGCAGTCGCGAGCGGGCCGTCTCTCCAGGCCCCTGGGATTCTCCCTCACTGGATGGCCTCGTCGACGACTGGGCCGTCGGGGAGGTCACGAATCCCGCATTCATCGCCGATGTCGCGGAAGGAGTCGACGACGTCATATCCACCTTGGGGGTCACCAAGCAGAAGGCCAATCCTTGGGACATCGACCACCGGGCCAATCTCGCCATCCTGCGCTCCGCGGAGAAGTACGGCGTCAAGCACTTCTGCTTCGTCAACGTCATCGGAGGCGACCAGTGCCCGGCACAGCTGACCCGGGCAAAGACCGCTTTCGCCCAAGAACTGACAGCCTCCCGGATATCGAGTCAGATCATCAATCCCCCCGGGTACTTCTCCGACATGACCCAGATTCTTCAGATGGCCAAAAAGGGTCGCGTCTTCCTCTTCCGCCCGGAAACCAGGATCAATCCCATTCACGGCGCCGACCTCGCGAAGTTCTGCATCGACCGCTTGACCGACGGCGAGGAGGGCGCATGGAACGTGGGAGGCCCTGAGGTCTTCACCTGGAAAGGGCTCGCTGAGTGCGCTTTCCAGGCTCTTCAACGGCCTACACGCGTCACAACCGTGTCGCCCGCCATCCTGTCACCCCTCATCGGAGTCCTCGGGCTCTTCAACCGGAGAAAGGCCGACACGCTGCGCTTCATCTCATGGAACATGCTCCACGACTGCGTAGGTGAGCCCTTCGGCACTCATGGACTGCTCGACTTCTACAAGGATCTGGTCCAAAAAGACGGTGATTAGCCACTTCGTGGTGTGGTGCGGAGACATAGAGGACTTCGCCGTCCGCGTCGCGACCGATCATCTCGATATTGATGCGATTACTGATTGGCTGAAGCGTTATTCGCAAATGCGCGTATCCCAAACGTGATATCATTCATACTATGAGAGAAATTGAGATAAAAGTTAGATTGCAAGATAAAGAAGGGTTGCTGGCTGCGCTGGCGGCTAAGGGTGTCGTCCTTGGTGAGTCAGTGCATCAGCGTGATCAAGTGTTTGGTCTGCCGGGAGAAGTTGGCGGTGACGGCAACACAGCGCCTTGGTTGCGGGTGCGTACTGAGATGCGTAGACAAGGTGAAGATACAACGAAGCGGGCGTTATTCACTTTCAAACGATCGGTGACCGGATAGCTGGATAGTATTGAACATGAAACAGAAGTTCGCGATCCAGATGCTATGATCGCTATCGTTAAGGGGCCGGGCTTTGTAGCGTTTTCGGATATGTCAAAGATTCACCAGACTGGCACGTTAAGTGGTATAGAAGTATGTGTCGATTCGGTGGAGGGCTTAGGTGACCTTATAGAGTTAGAGCAATTAGCCGATGAGGATGCTGATCCTGTCGCTATAGTCAATGGTTTGTGGCGCGAGATGGCTGAGTTGGGGATTGGTAGCCGGCACGATGAGGTGACGGATGGCTATGATATCCTGATGAAGAAGTTGAGGGTGCAGTAAAGACACTCAATTATTTTAACTGAGGTGTCTCGCTTGGTATTTTACAGTCCATCACTCCTCCTGCTATAATAACCACATGCATATTATTCTTGGTGGGACGAGTGGACTGGGTCTGGAGATGGCTAGGCAGCTCAGAGAAAGTAGCAAGCGTGTGTTGGTGTTGGGGAAGACGCATAATATTCAGGAGCACGGCGAAGGTTTCCAATTGGATGTGTATTATCCCGAGCAAGTAGCGATGGCGCCAGCGCGGATTGAGCAGATTCTGGGCGGTGATGCTATTGAGCAATTCGTGTGGGCGGCGGGCTACGGCTGGCGCGGTGATTTTGAGGATCAGCCCGATGCGCGCTCCATGGCAGAAGTGAATTTTGCTGGTCCGTTGCCGTTAGTGCAGTGGGCGTGGCATAGGATGGCGCAGCAGCGGATACAATCCACACTAACGGTAATTGGCTCAACTAGCAGCATCAAAGCCCGCGGGGACGAAGCGGTATATGTGGCGACCAAGCATGCTCAGGCGGGGCTGGCGCGTAGCTTGGCATTGCAGGCGGATGAGCAGCACTTGCCGATTCGCGTGGCACTGTTCTTGCCCGGGGCGATGAAAACACCGTTTTGGCGAGGGCGTCGGCCGGATGATTATGCTTTCTTCAATGACCCGGCCAGGGTGGCTGAACATATATTGACCGCTGTCAGCACACAGTATCAGACGTTCCTCGAGTGGCCGCTACCAAAGGGTACGTTGGTCTAACCTCGCTGAAGTGCTATAATGCGGGCATGACATACGAATTGAGTAGAGAATATTTCGGAGTAAAAATTGTAGTAATCGGCGGCGGAACTGGTAGTTTCACGCTGCTGTCGGGTTTGAAAAAGTATACCCATAGTATCACGGCGCTGGTCAACATGGTTGATGACGGCGGCTCGACGGGCATGCTGCGCGATGAGCTAGGCGTGTTGCCGGCGGGTGATGTGCGGCAATGCCTGGTGGCGCTGAGCAGTTCGCCAAAGGTGCGCGACTTGTTCAATTACCGGTTTGACGAGGGTAGTATGAAGGGGCACGCATTTGGTAATTTGTTCATGGCAGCGCTGGAAAAGATGACGGGGAGTTTTTCGCAAGCGGTCGAGACGGCCAGCGAGGTGCTCGGCGTAAATGGACGGGTATTTCCGATCACGCTGGACGATACCAAGCTATCGTTGAGGCTGCGTGACGGTACGGTCGTTGAGGGCGAGCACGCCATCGAGGTGACGAATATTCCAGGCGATGAGCGGCCGTGGCTAGAACTCAGCCCGCCAGCAACGATTAATCCGCATGCTCGGCGGGCGATTCTCGACGCTGATCTCGTGGTGGTAGCGCCGGGGCTGCTGTACGGTAGTCTGGCGCCAGCGCTACTGGTGCGCGGTGTGACGCGGGCTTTGG of Candidatus Nanosynbacter lyticus contains these proteins:
- a CDS encoding SDR family NAD(P)-dependent oxidoreductase; amino-acid sequence: MHIILGGTSGLGLEMARQLRESSKRVLVLGKTHNIQEHGEGFQLDVYYPEQVAMAPARIEQILGGDAIEQFVWAAGYGWRGDFEDQPDARSMAEVNFAGPLPLVQWAWHRMAQQRIQSTLTVIGSTSSIKARGDEAVYVATKHAQAGLARSLALQADEQHLPIRVALFLPGAMKTPFWRGRRPDDYAFFNDPARVAEHILTAVSTQYQTFLEWPLPKGTLV
- a CDS encoding CYTH domain-containing protein, whose protein sequence is MEHETEVRDPDAMIAIVKGPGFVAFSDMSKIHQTGTLSGIEVCVDSVEGLGDLIELEQLADEDADPVAIVNGLWREMAELGIGSRHDEVTDGYDILMKKLRVQ
- a CDS encoding sensor histidine kinase translates to MAQPQWSDKEFAAMPSIAVAAHELKAPLALIRQMSLLIEDGGLSPVEVQQMQRRLTLTAERSLALVQDLARTVNVQPTLFPLEPVNPLALLTQLAYESRDMLRLYDRRVTWPRTGKKRLVVTNPLLLGRIMMNFLDNAMRYSEAGAAIRVTMRQAGTMVRLGVRDFGPMMSLAEYRRLVDEMTVRKSVRTRPDSSGLGVYIAATFARAMGGQIGLIRHRDGLTFYVDVPLSEQMSLL
- a CDS encoding AbrB/MazE/SpoVT family DNA-binding domain-containing protein, with the protein product MVITTIQKVIKIGSSRGVTLPARDLRALGIRDGDEVRLTVEQIRPIKQANKPLLRQEYDDFKKQYGETLKNLADR
- a CDS encoding response regulator, whose product is MKKLLIIEDDPQWAAVLERYALEAGCTARTVVAAGQAMAMIDEWRPDGLILDMLLAGETGMALLNELQSHEDLARLPVVVCSNVALDLDQLRPFGVRAVLDKARMTPDDVRAALSVLGEEAE
- a CDS encoding class I SAM-dependent methyltransferase; the encoded protein is MTWTLWLGGAILMIFALPVLIGAPYVPSRSREVQRLFAEALPLGKGDIVLDIGSGDGVVLMIAAQQGARAIGYEINPFLVLISRWRLRKLPGARVHWANIWRQPVLDKVTVMYAFGDGRDIAKMFQLARRQAAAQTEPLTFVSYGFSIPGTRPTKEYHGYFLYRLPGGFTSPEA
- the recO gene encoding DNA repair protein RecO, producing MKDGERLKAIVLRRTDYAEADRVLQLLTPQGRRAVIAKEVRRERSKLAGGIELLALCDVVIRSGRGELGLLTSARLSAFYRHILEDYERMRFAYQALKLVAQATETVDGPEWFAVLSQVLAWLDRPAVDRLLVETWFYMQYAGLLGDELNLRTDVAGRTLTSDKSYMYDPSEKALRPSEQGDLTADHIKLLRLIQAKPLENLTHIGGLGPVIASCWLVTRQHAAV
- a CDS encoding CYTH domain-containing protein yields the protein MREIEIKVRLQDKEGLLAALAAKGVVLGESVHQRDQVFGLPGEVGGDGNTAPWLRVRTEMRRQGEDTTKRALFTFKRSVTG
- a CDS encoding gluconeogenesis factor YvcK family protein; the protein is MTYELSREYFGVKIVVIGGGTGSFTLLSGLKKYTHSITALVNMVDDGGSTGMLRDELGVLPAGDVRQCLVALSSSPKVRDLFNYRFDEGSMKGHAFGNLFMAALEKMTGSFSQAVETASEVLGVNGRVFPITLDDTKLSLRLRDGTVVEGEHAIEVTNIPGDERPWLELSPPATINPHARRAILDADLVVVAPGLLYGSLAPALLVRGVTRALAETKAKKVYVCNLVTKPTQTDGFTVADFVDEIERFAGVSMDYVLYNNYRPPQALLDKYAHNGEYLVEWDEAELKKKHYYASGKHLIANGVRQHNKKADPLAALRSLIRHDSDRIARELMRIYFS
- a CDS encoding type II toxin-antitoxin system death-on-curing family toxin, translating into MIRYLEIDEILKLHFWIIEDFGGSHGVRDELGLKSLVAAPQTIVFGEEQYVSVHEKAAVYLRNCIADHVFTDGNKRTAVTITGIFLARNGWRMTAAAAELENFAVRVATDHLDIDAIVDWLERHSRGRIDDLIIKEF
- a CDS encoding NUDIX hydrolase; translation: MTKTTKGHIITQNLDGTDHLDCLYRISLKALIYNDVGQILVVKEIDRTYWDLPGGGMDFGETIESSLKRELYEEVGYKGDLRYQLFDASEQMYIERLDANQICFYCRVWPENFDFIPGEEGDEVMFVDPEELLLQKSEVDAPERAYRAHEKWQELHSEIVR
- a CDS encoding histidine phosphatase family protein, with the protein product MTVIYIARHGQDEDNVRGILNGHRNLPLTDLGRQQAQQLARRIRDRELVFDVVYASPLDRALETAAIVATELGLAEPIVHDDLIERNFGIMTGRPAADVEEMCAPDIIKTENVTYFLNPDGAETFPELLARGQWVLDSMACRHPDQTVLLVCHGDIGKMIYAAATNMPWRRVLTDFYFGNTDIVGPVRD
- a CDS encoding glycine--tRNA ligase; the protein is MSQAKMEDIISLCKRRGFIYQGSDVYGGLSGTWDYGPLGVQLKRNIMNLWWRRFVDERDNMYGVDAAILMNQKVWQASGHVDTFVDPLCEDTVNHRRYRTDHILKDNGVDVDGMTMEQMDVVIAEKGIKSPDGNPLSKSRTFNMMFKTRVGATESEDSISYLRPETAQGIFTNFKNVVDSFYPNLPFGIAQQGKAFRNEIAPRDFVFRSREFEQMEIEYFVDPEHWQEAFDELLAATHAFLAELGLKPEHIHELDVPAEDRAHYSKKTIDIEYDYPIGREELMGIAYRTDFDLMNIQRASGKSMEYTVKGTNTKFVPHVIEPSFGVERALMAVLASSYHEDEQNGEKRVYLALPEHLAPVKFAVSPLLKNKPELVEKAREVYAQLAKANPGRVMWDDNGNIGKRYRRQDEIGTPYCVVIDFQTLEDGTVTVRERDTTEQRRVKIEEL
- a CDS encoding SDR family oxidoreductase; translated protein: MTKHRTTLVAGATGYLGRFVVAELHRRGHKVRAITRSRERAVSPGPWDSPSLDGLVDDWAVGEVTNPAFIADVAEGVDDVISTLGVTKQKANPWDIDHRANLAILRSAEKYGVKHFCFVNVIGGDQCPAQLTRAKTAFAQELTASRISSQIINPPGYFSDMTQILQMAKKGRVFLFRPETRINPIHGADLAKFCIDRLTDGEEGAWNVGGPEVFTWKGLAECAFQALQRPTRVTTVSPAILSPLIGVLGLFNRRKADTLRFISWNMLHDCVGEPFGTHGLLDFYKDLVQKDGD
- a CDS encoding SAP domain-containing protein, producing MIESRPEFDKITSFAEFNKYYWYREEISQICKSLGLEYKGTKQELNYIIEQYFKGNLIKKSSIKNEKKQVENITLDMPLLECGFSFNAKFREYFSVLTGISPFKFTADMATAWRKVKREKDSKFTIKDLLKVYYGESDYAKYDNSVCQWNQFLKDFCADENSRNYSNKLKVAAILWKEVRNSKKEKIYSKNLLTEHEHTIKEYHE